One Hevea brasiliensis isolate MT/VB/25A 57/8 chromosome 5, ASM3005281v1, whole genome shotgun sequence genomic region harbors:
- the LOC110652326 gene encoding receptor-like protein 46 isoform X8, with protein sequence MAKLSLLFELSCIFLILFPLFSPCLCCPQYQKEALLQFKFLLLGNTSLSSVKHPISESWNLSSDCCQWERVTCDSKQHVTILNLSSLTSSLSQKSVVTSDVLTPLFHLQTLTSLHISLNDIHGQIPGVGFANLTELVELIMVENSFNGSIPPQLFSLRHLEKLDLGHNLIAGTLGSNLGNLSNLRELRLNDNLFHGQIPKQIGRLGELYLLDLGYNFFSMGIPTEIGNMSSSAYLYLSSNNLSGEIPSSMQKLEHLKELYLENNVLSGKIPPFMFLLKDIYSLVLSGNDFSGLLPDNFTEGYGIGLLALSDNNLSGPIPSPLANGIEYFLDLSGVLILSQNELFGSLPRELAYLDRLQYLDLHDNNLTATSSVEISPLL encoded by the exons ATGGCCAAATTAAGCCTACTGTTTGAATTGTCATGCATTTTCTTGATCTTGTTTCCTTTATTCAGCCCTTGTCTTTGTTGTCCTCAATATCAGAAAGAAGCCCTCCTCCAGTTCAAGTTTTTATTGTTGGGAAACACTTCCTTGTCAAGTGTGAAGCATCCAATTTCCGAGTCATGGAACCTCAGTTCCGATTGCTGTCAGTGGGAACGAGTCACCTGTGATTCGAAACAGCATGTGACTATTCTTAACCTCTCCAGCCTCACTTCATCATTAAGCCAGAAATCTGTTGTGACATCTGATGTTTTAACCCCActctttcatttacaaacactcACCTCTCTTCACATTTCTCTTAATGATATACATGGCCAAATTCCAGGGGTTGGGTTTGCCAATTTAACTGAACTTGTCGAACTGATTATGGTTGAAAATAGTTTTAATGGTTCCATTCCTCCTCAGTTGTTTTCTTTAAGGCATTTGGAGAAGCTTGATCTTGGTCATAATTTGATTGCGGGTACATTAGGCAGCAACTTGGGAAATCTTTCGAATCTGAGGGAGTTGCGCTTGAATGATAACTTGTTCCACGGACAGATTCCTAAGCAGATTGGTCGTCTGGGTGAGTTGTATTTATTGGATTTGGGATATAATTTTTTCTCCATGGGGATACCAACTGAGATTGGTAACATGTCGAGCTCTGCATATCTATACTTAAGCAGCAACAATTTATCAGGAGAGATCCCTTCTTCAATGCAAAAGTTGGAACACTTGAAAGAACTTTATTTGGAAAATAATGTCCTTTCTGGTAAAATCCCAccttttatgtttcttttaaaAGACATATATTCTCTTGTTCTCTCAGGGAATGATTTCTCAGGACTGTTGCCGGATAATTTTACTGAAGGTTATGGTATTGGATTACTTGCACTGTCCGATAACAATCTGTCTGGTCCAATACCAAGCCCCCTGGCAAATGGGATTGAATACTTCTTGGACTTATCAG GAGTACTGATATTAAGCCAAAATGAGCTTTTTGGTTCCCTGCCTCGAGAACTTGCATACCTTGATCGGCTCCAGTACCTTGATCTCCATGACAACAACTTGACAG CAACAAGCTCAGTGGAGATATCCCCTCTACTTTAG